The nucleotide sequence GCTTTTTGATGAAAGACGCGGGGATGAAACAAATTATAAAGAAGGTGGAGCAACTTGGAAAATGGGGCAATTGAATCGAAAAAAATGTATCCATCGCCGAATCCTCATGTCCGCCTGACTGAAATTGTCTACTGGTCAGAAGGCTTGCGGGTAAAAGGGCTGTTGGCGGAACCGAAAGAAGCGGGAGATTGGAGCGGCATTCTTTACTTGAGAGGCGGCATCCAGTCAATCGGGATGGTGCGCCCGGCACGCATTGCGCAATTTGCAGCACAGGGGTTTGTGGTATTTGCACCTTATTACCGGGGCAATCGGGGCGGGGAAGGCCGCGATGAATTTGCCGGAGCCGACCGGTGGGATGCTGTTCATGCAGTCGAAGTCCTGAAAAAGTTCAGCAATGAAAATGTGCATGTATTAGCTTTCTCGCGCGGCGGCATTATGGCGCTATGGACAGCCGTGTTAAGAGGGGACATTAGCTCTGTCGTCACATGGGCCGGCGTTACGGATACGGTGCTAACGTATAAGGAGCGTCCGGATATGCGGCGCATGATGAAACGCTTGTATGGCGGAACACCGAATACGGCGTTAACCGCATACGAAGAACGCAACCCCTTATTGCGCTTGGACGAAGTGAATGCGCCCGTCTTAATCATCCATGGCCTGAAAGACGAAAACGTTTATTCCGGACAGGCTTATTTGCTGGAAGAAGCTTTGAAAATGAATGACCAACCGCACGAAACTTGGTATTTTCCTGAATACACCCATTTCTTTCCGCCAGCAGCAAACCGCAAGACGGCGCGAGCACTTACCGAGTGGATGAGAAGGCAAGAGCGGTAAGTCAGGAGTAGAATGAAATTTAAAGGTACGCAAGCAAAAAAGCTATCCCAAAGGATAGCTTTTTTACATGTAATTTATAGTGGTGTTGGTCCGCCGTGTGCGCTAATATCAGCTGAAACGGTGCCGAATTTTTTGAAGTTTTCCTGGAATTTCTGAGAAAGTTCTTTCGCTTTTTGATCGTAAGATTCTTTATCAGCCCAAGCGTCGCGAGGGTTCAGGATGTTAGCAGGTACGCCTTCAATTTGTTTTGGAATTTGCAGGCCGAAGATTGCTTCCTGTTCCGTTTCCACGTCATGAAGTTCGCCTTTGATTGCCGCACGGACCATTGTACGCGTGTATGACAATTTCATGCGGTTGCCAATGCCGTATTCGCCGCCTGTCCAGCCTGTGTTTACCAGGAAGACGTCTACGCCGTGCTCATCAATTTTTTGGCCGAGCATTTCTGCATATACTGTAGCATGAAGCGGCAAGAATGGTGAACCGAAGCAAGTCGAGAATGTCGCTTCCGGAGAAGTGACGCCGCGCTCAGTTCCAGCAAGCTTCGATGTGTAGCCGCTCAAGAAATGGTACATCGCTTGTTCTTTTGTTAATTTGCTGATTGGAGGCAGTACGCCGAACGCATCAGCAGTCAAGAAAATAATTGTTTTCGGATGGCCAGCAACCGATGGATCGACAATATTGTCAATTGCCTGGATTGGATAAGCGGCGCGCGTGTTCTCTGTTAATGAACCATCGCTATAGTCCGGAATGCGAGTTTCTGGATCAACTACAACATTTTCCAGGACAGAACCGAAACGGATTGCGTCGTAAATTTGTGGTTCGTGCTCACGTGAAAGGTTGATTGTTTTCGCGTAGCAGCCGCCTTCAATATTGAATACGCCGTTGTCTGACCAGCCATGCTCGTCGTCGCCGATTAATTTGCGGTCCTGGTCTGCTGATAAAGTCGTTTTGCCTGTCCCCGATAAACCGAAGAACAACGCAACATCGCCATCTTTCCCAACGTTCGCTGAACAGTGCATAGGAAGAATGCCTTTCTCAGGCAGGATGTGGTTCATGATTGAGAAAATAGATTTTTTCATTTCGCCGGCATATTCGGTGCCGCCAATCAAAATGATTTTCTTTTCCATCGAAACGATGATGAATGTTTCTGAATCCGTACCGTCCACTGCAGGATCTGCATGGAAAGTCGGGGCATAAACGACGGTGAATTCCGCTTCATGCGCTGCCAATTCTTCAGCCGTCGGGCGGATGAACAATTGGTGGGCGAAAAGATTATGCCACGCGTATTCATTAACCGTCTGAATTGCCAAACGGGACTCTGGGTCTGCTCCTGCAAAGCCTTTGAAAACGTATAAGGCATCCTGTTTTTTCAGGTGCTCCATTACTTTGTTATATAAGTTTTCAAAAACATCAGAAGAAATCGGGCGATTTACGGAACCCCAATCGACTTTGTCTTTAGTAATAGCTTCTTCTACTATATACTTGTCTTTAGGTGAACGGCCTGTGTATTTGCCGGTTTCAGCTTTAACGGCACCTTCTCGAGTCAATACGGCTTCCCCACGTGATGTTGCAGCTTCCACTAATTGTGGAACTGAAAGTTGGATGTGCACATTTTGGCCATTTAAAAGATCCTTTAAATTATTTGCGAAGTTCACTGGATTCATTTATATGTACCTTCCTTTTCGGTTATTCCCATGGCAATGGGGAGGATGTATATTCGAACATTAGTATAACACATTCAAACCAATAGTCTATACTAATAACCAATTGTTATGAAAAAAATACTTTTAATGCGCCTGTAACAAAAATTATAGCGGTTTAATCGCAATATTGCCGTTGTTTGAACGAAAATCGTTGACATCACTTCCTACTTTCCGTATGATGAAAAATTGAACGGATACTCTTATTCCGAGCTGGTGGAGGGGACAGGCCCTATGAAACCCGGCAACCTGCTGCTGCATGCAGAGAAGGTGCCAAACCTGAAGCAAGGTCTCAACCTTGGACGATAAGAGTGAAAGGTGCTTATGATGATTTCTCCTTTCCACATGCAGATGCTGGATGGGATTTTTTTATGAAATTGCCCTTAATCCTCGTGTACAAAGGCCACAACGGCTTGAAGTTCAATCCTCACGGAACGGACTTGACATGGGAAACGAGTACCGTATCAATTTCGAGAGCAATCTCGCAGGATATAAGGAGGAAACACATTTTGAAAAACCGTCGATTATTCACATCAGAGTCAGTAACAGAAGGACATCCGGATAAAATCTGTGATCAGATTTCCGATTCTATTTTGGATGCCATTTTAGCAGAGGATCCAAATGCACGGGTTGCGTGCGAAACAACTGTAACAACAGGGCTAGTTCTTGTTGCCGGAGAAATTACAACATCTACGTATGTTGATATCCCGAAAGTTGTGCGTGAAACAGTTCGTGAAATTGGCTATACTCGCGCTAAGTACGGTTTCGACTCCGAAACAAGTGCAGTTTTGACAGCAATTGATGAGCAATCACCGGATATCGCCGCTGGAGTGAACGTAGCGCTTGAATCACGTGAAGGCCAAATGACTGATAAAGAACTAGACGATATCGGAGCAGGAGACCAAGGTCTGATGTTCGGATTCGCTTGCAACGAAACAGAAGAGTTAATGCCGCTTCCAATCTCGCTTGCCCATAAATTGGCGCGCCGATTGGCTGAAGTACGCAAAGAAGAAATCCTTCCATACTTGCGTCCGGACGGCAAAACACAAGTAACGATCGAATATGATGAAAACAATAAACCGCTTCGCGTGGACACAATCGTTATTTCCACTCAGCATCATCCGGAAGTAACGCTTGAGCAAATCCAGCGCAATATTAAAGAATACGTCATCAATGAAGTGGTTCCACAAAACTTGATCGACGAGGAAACAAAATACTTCATCAACCCGACTGGCCGTTTTGTAATCGGCGGACCACAAGGAGATGCGGGACTGACAGGACGCAAAATCATCGTTGACACTTACGGCGGATACGCTCGCCACGGCGGCGGCGCTTTCTCAGGCAAGGACGCGACGAAAGTTGACCGTTCTGCAGCTTATGCAGCCCGTTATGTAGCGAAGAACATTGTAGCAGCAGGACTTGCTGACCGTTGTGAAGTGCAATTGGCTTATGCAATCGGGGTAGCGCATCCGGTATCAATCGCATTTGATACATTCGGAACAGGCAAAGTGGATGAAGAGACATTGGACGATCTAGTCCGTGCAAACTTTGACTTGCGCCCGGCTGGAATCATCAAAATGCTTGACCTTCGCCGCCCGATCTACAAACAGACGGCAGCTTACGGACATTTCGGCCGTACAGATATCGATCTTCCATGGGAACGCACAGACAAAGTGGAAGTATTAAGAGAACAATCAGGTGTTTTTAAACAAGCGTAATAAATAACAAAAAGACGACCGGCAAAATTATGCCGGCCGTCTTTTTTTCTGCTTCTTGCGCAGATTCGTCCCTTGAGAGGCGTTGGCCGATAGCTTCAATCAAAGCTGCCGGCTCTTTTTCTATTCACTCCTTTGAAGCGATTTATAATACGCGCCTTTTTCTGCATATTCACGGACAATGCGCTCCATGTCCTGTTTGTCCTCTTCCCGCAGTTCGCGGACCACTTTTGCTGGCCGGCCGACAGCAAGCATGCCGGGTGGAATCACTTTGCCGGGCGGCACGAGGCTGCCGGCGCCGATAAATGCGCCTTCGCCGACTTCGGCTCCGTCCATAATAATGGAACCCATGCCCACCAAAGCGCCTTTTCGAATGACGCAGCTGTGAAGCGTCACTTGGTGCCCGATGGTGACCTGGTCCTCAAGAACCAAAGTTTTTCCCGGGCTTTGATGCAGCATGCACAAGTCCTGGATATTGGTTTTATTGCCGATAATGGTTGGCGCGACGTCTCCGCGGATGACGGTATTAAACCAGACGGAGGAATCTTCTCCGATGATCACATCTCCGGTGACGGTGGCGTGGTCTGCAATAAAAACAGAAGGGTGGATGGATGGATATTTGCCGTTAAATGGATAAATCATGGAAAACCTCCGTTAAAAAAGTTAAGATATCTTTAATCCTATCAAATTCGATGCAAAGGTCAAATGGAATGGCAGGAAAGTACATAACGTAAGAGTTGAATCAGTGGGTTTTCTTTCTACTGATTCCACATGCAGGCAATAAGCCTGATAAAAATGGCTCACGGCCACTTAGAGAGAAACAAGGATAAAGGGAAGCAAAGCAAAAGGAGATGACCGAAATGTGGAAATGGGAAGCAAAAGGGCAGGCAAAAGCGGTAATTGTCATCATACATAGCGCTTATGAAAATCATCTTCGCTACGCTTGGCAAATTGAACAATGGCGTACGGCAGATTTTCATGTCATCATGGGCGATTTGCCCGGCCATGGCAAAGGCGCAGAAATGGATCAGCCGCATGCAGCTGCATTTAAAGAATATGAAAAATCGCTTAAATATTCCATCCGCGCGGCGCTGGAACATGGGTTGCCGGTATTTGTAGCAGGCCACGGATTAGGGGCGACCATCGCGATGAATTTTTTAAGCAAATATTCACAACCGATAGCGGGAGCCATTTTAAGTTCGCCTTGGCTGCGGTTATTAAAGACCCCGTCAAAATTGCCGGCTGCTTTGTCCGGGTTGCATAAACTGGCGCCCGGCGTGAACATTGACCACAATCTTCACATCGAGGATTTAACCCGCAATCCGGAAGTGATCGAACAGGAAAAAGAGGACCCTTATTACAATACGCATGTCACTGCCGGGTGGTATCATGAATTGCAGAATTACATGAAGCAAGCAGCCCTTGGGATCGGCAAATTCCCGGACATTCCATTATTTTTGCATATTGGCGAAGTTGACCAAGTAGCAGATAAAGAAGTGTCCAAACGCTGGATCCGCCAGCAGGATTTAACAGAATTCAGCTATAAAGAGTGGAAGCAATGCCGCCACGATATATTCCAGGAACCGGAGCGGGAAGATGCCTTTGTATCGTCGCATTTGTTTTTGCAGAATGTTATGCGCTCGCTTGGGTATGTCGTGACGTAAAGAAGGGAAGTACAAAATGGCACATTTAAAATACAGTATATTAGACCAGTCGCCTATTTCAGAAGGCAGCAATCCGCAGGAAGCATTGAAGCAGACAGCCATCCTTGCGCAAAAAGCGGAAGAATGGGGCTATACGCGTTTTTGGGTGTCGGAACACCACGATGCCACGACGCTTGCGGGATCGTCTCCGGAAGTGCTGATTGCCCACCTCGGGGCCGTAACGAAGAAGATCCGCCTCGGATCCGGCGGCGTGATGCTGCCGCATTATTCAGCGTTTAAAGTTGCAGAGAATTTTAAACTGCTTGAAGCGTTGTATCCGGAACGCATTGACGTAGGTGTTGGCCGGGCGCCGGGCGGCATGCCGCGCGCCAGCTATGCGCTGAACGAGGGCAAAAAACGCGATGTCGGCCGTTTTCCGGAGCAAATTGATGAACTACAGATGTATTTGACGGATGCCATCCCTGAAGACCATAAATATTATGGCATGAAAGCAACGCCAGTTACGCCATCTGCCCCGCCGGTCTGGATGCTCGGCTCCGGCCAGAGTTCAGCGGAATTGGCTGCCGAAAAAGGGCTGCCGTACATGTTCGCACAGTTTATTAACGGAGAAGGCGGACAAAGTTTTGCCCGTACATACCGGGACCGGTTTGTTTCTCATCGTGGCAGCGAACCTTATCAGGGCGTCGCAATATTTGTCGTCTGCCAGGAAACGGAAGAGCAGGCAGAACGGGTGGCTTCTTCAATGGATTTGGCATTGGCAATGGGAGCTCAAGGCATGCCGTCAAAAGGCACGCCGCCGCCTGAGCGGGCGATGGATTATCCATATAGCAAATTTGAGTGCCTGCTCGTAGAAGAAAACCGCAAACGCATGCTTGTCGGAACGCCTGGACAGGTAGTGGATGGACTTGAAAAACTGGCGGCCAGCTACGCTGCCGATGAAGTGATGCTCGTTTCGATCGCTTATGATTTTGAAGATAAGCTGACGACGTACCGCTTAATTGCGGAAGAAATGCAAAAACGCGAAAACAGAAAATAATAGCGGAAACTGACTCAGCTCTGCTTACCAAACCCAGATGGCTTCAAATGAAGAACATCCGGGTTTTTCATTTTTCATGACTCGCATTATAATAGAAGGAAAATTCCGACTAACAAAACGGAAAGGCGGGAGGGCTCGAAATGCTGGGAAAACCTAACATCATTCATTTTGCATTTTGTGCGCTTCTTTTGATTGTCTCTGGTTGTTCATCGGTGCCGGCAGAAAAAGGCATAGAAGATAATGCCTTCAATCAATGGCATTACCAATTGCAAAATACCAATCCGGTTCAGCTGGCAGCCGGAGACTACAGCGTTGCTGTTATCGACCCTACAGCTGACGGCAGCGAAGAAACACGCTACGCACAAGAGCATCTGGAGCAAATGAAAGCCAACGGTACAACCGTCTTGGCCTATTTCAGCATCGGCGAAGCGAGTTCGTATTTAGACTACTGGAACCCTAACTGGGGAACAGAAAGGGACGGTGTACTCCAAGTTGCAGAGGAGGCGCCGGAATGGCTTGGCCGGACGCCGAATCCCGATTGGCCGGAAAGCGTAAAAGTGCGCTACTGGCAAGAAGCGTGGTGGGATATTTTAGAGCCGGAATTGAAAAAAATTAAAAAAGCGGGATTTGACGGTGTATATTTGGACATTGTCGATGCGTATTACTACTGGGGAAATGATGCAGCGCATGTTCAGGAGACACGCCTGGTTTCAGACCCGCAAAGTGAAGGGGAAGCTGCAGAACGGATGATGTTTTTGGTAGAGCGAATTTCGGGCTATATGAAAAAGGATTCTCCTGATTTTCTGGTCTATCCACAAAATGCGGAAAGCATCTTCGACTACGACGACGGTTCGTATTTAGCTGCTATTGATGGCATGGGAACGGAAGATCTGTGGTATGACGAAACGGAAAAAAGCAGCGATTTAGACGAGCGCTTGCCTTATCTGAAAAAGGTCCGTGATGCGGGGAAGAATGTCCTTTCCGTGGATTACGTTGCTGCGGAATCACCCACTCCGGAAGATCAGAAGCGAATCAAAGATTACATGCAGCGCTGTACTGATGAAGGTTTTTTCTGCTTTCCGGCTATGAACGACCGGGAATTAGATGACTGGATTCCGCAGCAGTGACGGTGGCTGTCCCTAAGCAAAACGATTCCGCAAAGGAGGAGAAAGGATGACAAATTTTATTGAAATCAAAGATGCGGCTGAAAACAATTTAAAAAACATCTCCGTAAATATTCCAAAGAACAAATTCGTCGTCATCACCGGTCCTTCCGGTTCCGGCAAATCGACTTTGGCAGTGGATATTCTTCAGCGGGAAAGCCAGCGCCAATATTTTGAGATGAATGGCATGACGACGAATTTCATCAACAAGCCGAAAGTGGGGTCGATTTCGGGATTATCGCCGTCCATCGGCGTCAGCCAGTATACGACGACTAACCGCAATCCACGTTCAACGGTCGGAACCGTGACGGACATGTATACGTATTTGCGGGTGATTTACGAAAAGTTGGGGGAGCGGGAATGCCCGAACTGCCACAAACGTGTGAAAAAACCAGCAGACTTGGACGAGGAAAGCCTGCTGATGCCTTGTTCCAATTGCGGCTATGAAATGAAAAACCTGAACAAAGCCCATTTCTCGTTCAATACGGTGGAAGGGGCTTGTGAGACGTGCTTGGGGCTCGGGAAAACTTTGAGCATCCGAACCGAACTGATATTTGACGAAGAACTGAGCTTGAACGGCGGGGCAGTTAGAACCTGGTTTAAAAACATAATCGATTATTATGGGCTCGTGCTGAAAGCGGCTGCCAAACATTACGGGTTTGAATTTGATATGAATTTGCCGCTGAAAAACTACAGCCCCGAACAGCGAAATCTGCTGTATTACGGCATAGAAAGCGAGCAGTTCAAGCAACATTTTCCGGACACGCCGCCTCCAAAAACGACCAATAAAGGGAAGTTTGAAGGGGTTGTGACGGCCATGTGGAGAAGGTACCAGGAACGCGAAGGCGTCTCCAATGAGGCGATGTACTTTTATCATCAAACCTGCCCGGAATGCCGCGGCGAAAAACTGAAAAAAGAAAGCCGGCAAGTGATAGTAGCGGGTCTGCCCATTTCCGAAGTTTCCAAAAAGCCGCTTGACCAGATGCTGGGATGGGTGCAAGAAATCGCAAAAGAATTGGAAGACCGGGAAAACTCCATTGCACGGTCGCTTGTTTTTGAACTGAAAGTAAAAATAGAGCGCATCGTCAGCATCGGGCTTGGTTATTTGTCGATGGAGCGGCAGTCGGTTACGCTGTCAGGCGGGGAATCGCAACGCCTCCGCCTGGCGACCATACTCGGTTCGGCTTTGTCCGGCGTTCTCTACATTTTGGATGAGCCGACAATCGGCCTTCATCCAAAAGATACAGCCGGACTTGTAGCTGTTCTAAAGCAATTGAGGGATCTCGACAATACGGTGTTGGTGATCGAGCACGATGTCGATGTCATGGAACAGGCCGACTGGATTATCGACATTGGGCCGGGAGCCGGCATGCGCGGCGGAGAAATTGTAGGGCAAGGGACACTCGAATCGCTTAAGACGCAGGACCAGTCGGTGACTGGCAACTATTTAAAAGAAATATATGTGCCAAGGCTAAAGAGAAGAGCGGGCACCGGGCAAAAAATCACGGTCCATAACGCCGTCAAAAACAATTTAAAGGATGTTACAGTGGCATTTCCGCTCGGCTGTTTTATTGCTGTAACGGGCGTGTCGGGTTCCGGGAAATCCTCTTTGCTGTTTGATGTAGTGGCAGCGAGTGCAGAAGAAGACCATATAAGAGAAGGCTATAGCCATATTGAAGGGCTGGAAGCAGTGGAGCGTATGGTGACCGTCGACCAGTCGGCACTAAGCCGGATGCAGCGGTCCAATATCGCGACCTACACAGAAGTTTATACCTTGTTCCGGACGCTTTTTGCCAAATTGCCGGAATCGGTGGAACGCGGACTTACAGCCAAACATTTCTCATTCAATACCGAAGGTGGGCGCTGCGAGCATTGCCAGGGGATGGGCTTTGTGCTGGTGAATATGCATTTTCTTCCGGACCTTGAAGTGGTCTGCCCGGTCTGCAGCGGCAAACGTTTTAAAGAAGAAGTGCTGGAAGTCTCGTACAAAGGGCATTCTATCTCCAGTCTTCTGGACCTGAGCATTGAAGAAAGTATGGAGCTGTTTACAGAAAACAAAAAAGTCCAAATGACAATCAAATTATTGCTTGAAGTCGGCTTAGGCTACTTAAAATGGGGTCAGACCTTAACCACCTTATCCGGCGGCGAGGCCCAGCGGCTGAAACTCGCCAAGGAATTGAACAAGACGGCCAAAGGCCAGACTTTGTACATTCTGGATGAACCATCAACCGGCCTCCATCCGAATGACGTCAAACAGCTGCTTCTCCTGCTCAATAAATTGGTGGACGCCGGCAACACGGTCATCATCGTCGAACACAATACCGAGATGATCCAGGAAACTGATTGGATTGTTGACCTTGGACCAGAAGGCGGAGAGGCAGGCGGCTACATTGTGGCAGAAGGGACGCCGGAACAAGTGGCTAAAAATCCAGCCTCTTACACGGGTGGATTCTTGAAAGTCTGAAGAACAAAGTGAATTAACCAAAAGGCGTTTAAGGGGGAAGCAGCAGTGGACATTAAATTGGACGATTTGTCAGGAAAAGAAATAGAGAGATTGGTGGAGGAACATATACAGAATATGCTCCAGATTTCTCCTCTTGAAAGCAAGCACGCACTCGGCGTAGAAGCTTTGCGCACGCCGGAAATAACTGTCTGGAGTGCCTGGGAAGAAAGCGAACTATTAGGTTGCGGGGCATTGAAAGAACTTGACCCGCTGCACGGGGAAGTAAAGTCGATGAGAACTTCTTCCAACCATTTGAGAAAAGGCGTTGCCCGGAAAATACTCGAACACATCATGGATGAAGCGAAGGAACGCGGCTACCTGCGGCTGAGTTTAGAAACGGGTTCGGCTGCTCCTTTTGAACCGGCGAGAACACTATACGAGCGGTTCGGTTTTGTGGTGTGTGAACCTTTTGCCGATTATAAGGAAGATCCGAACAGTGTATTTATGGCGAAGGAATTGTGAAGTAGTAAAAAGAGGTTCCTTTAAGCATGAGCAAGTTGATGTTGAATTAATGAATTGATTGCTTTAATAAAGGAAGACCCAATTTCCGTTCGTAAAAGAGTATAAAAAACGGCGAACGTTCGTAAAGTGTTTTTGTACATTTACGAACGTTTATTTTTGGCTATATTCTGCTGTTTTTGAAGCGTTCGTAAACGTGTACTTTTACGAACGCTTTTTTTATCTATGCTTATGTCTGAGCAACCCTTAAATATTTGTATGGGTTCGTTCATCTTATTTTTTCAATTTGTTGATTATCAATTGACAAGAAATACAATAAAGTTTATATTTAGTTTCATAAACTAACTGTTAGACTATGAAACTAATATAAAAGGAGTTTGAACTGTGGATAGAAAACAACTGGAACAATACATTGAAATTTATAGCCAATTAACCCAATCAATAAACAACAGCATGGAGTCGATACAGAAAAACACTTTCAAGGACAGCCTTGTGACACCCGAACAATTCAATATTTTGAATTTAGTTCTTACGTGGGAAACTTGTACCTCAAGCTTGCTGGCGAAAGAAACTGGCGTGAAAAAAAGTACGATTACCGCTATCATTACTCGATTGGCTGACAAAGGATTGGTGAACCGCATTCCGGACCAAAACGATCGGCGCACTATCCATCTTCAGTTAACCGAAAAAGGGCAGCAAGTCGCAAACGAAGGCCGCAAGAAGATATTCGACCGCCTGATGCCTTTGGGGAACGGTCTTTCTTCAGAAGACTTTAAAAACCTAAACGCAAATTTAGCTGCAATTGCCGACCAAATGAAATCGATTAAAGATGGGATGGAACCAAATGAACATTAAAACGAGAACATATGCCTTATTAGTGGGGTTGGTGTTTATCTTTCTGACACTGGCTCAGACCTTTTTCATCAACTACTTGATCCCGTTAGGGTTGGCAGCCTTTGCGGTTTCGGTCCTCAATGTATGGATCATGAAAAAACTAGCCAATAGAAAGCTTTTTCGCCTGGTAGCAAGCGTGACTGCCGTTTACGTGGTTGCAGAAATTTTGTGGATGTTCTTTGATAAGATTGGGCTGTTTGTACTCGCCCAAGTTTCATTTGTCTTAATCGGGTTTGTTTTAGTTGCTTTAGGGCTTGGCATTCACCGGAAAAAGGAGCGGAACGTGCTATCGGTCATTTTGGGAATCGTTAAGTGGATTGCCTTAATCGTCTTGATTGGGGTATCTTCCTTGATGATCTTGTTAACTGCTACGCCTAAGCCGTTCACTTCCTATTTCCAAAGTGTTTCAGGCGATTACAATTCGTACGAAGCAGAAGAACCGTCTACTACCACGATTATTGAAGGTAATTATCAGTTAACGAATAATCTTCAATACGGGGACAACTATCCGAGAAGTTACCTAGATATCATGACGCCGGCCGGAGAATTTGACCAAAACCGTCCCACTTATTTTTATGTTCACGGTGGGGGCTTTATAGCAGGGGATAAACTGGGGGGCGATCCGAACGCTTCGGCCAGCGAAAATTCTGGCCTTTATCATTACAAAGTCATGATTGATCATGGCTACAATGTGGTCGCACTCAATTACGCATTAGCTCCGGAATATACGCACCCTACGCCTACCAAGCAATTGACGGAAGCCGTGCAATTCATGCAGGAAAACGGAGAGCAGTATGGAATCAATATGAACGATGTCGTCTTTGCCGGTGGAAGTGCAGGGGGCTACATCGCTGCAGACTTTACCACCATTCAAGCGAATCCGGAGTATGCGGAAGAAATCGGCATCGAGCCGGTGATGGAGCTGGAGGATATCAAAGGCTTGGTATTGGAAGTGCCCACACTTGACCCAACACGTGCAAGCAAAACGACAAAAGAAGTTCCGTTTAGTGACTACATTTTCGGCCAATCGTTAGCTGCGTTTTTGGGTGAGTCATTGGTAAGCCCTGACGAAGACCTGGTGGAGGCGACAAACTTGATTCCAAAAGCGACGAGTGAGTTTCCGCCCACCTTCCTCACGGACGGAAACACGGGTTCATTTGCAGATCAATCCATCGAT is from Planococcus liqunii and encodes:
- a CDS encoding alpha/beta hydrolase family protein; the encoded protein is MENGAIESKKMYPSPNPHVRLTEIVYWSEGLRVKGLLAEPKEAGDWSGILYLRGGIQSIGMVRPARIAQFAAQGFVVFAPYYRGNRGGEGRDEFAGADRWDAVHAVEVLKKFSNENVHVLAFSRGGIMALWTAVLRGDISSVVTWAGVTDTVLTYKERPDMRRMMKRLYGGTPNTALTAYEERNPLLRLDEVNAPVLIIHGLKDENVYSGQAYLLEEALKMNDQPHETWYFPEYTHFFPPAANRKTARALTEWMRRQER
- the metK gene encoding methionine adenosyltransferase: MKNRRLFTSESVTEGHPDKICDQISDSILDAILAEDPNARVACETTVTTGLVLVAGEITTSTYVDIPKVVRETVREIGYTRAKYGFDSETSAVLTAIDEQSPDIAAGVNVALESREGQMTDKELDDIGAGDQGLMFGFACNETEELMPLPISLAHKLARRLAEVRKEEILPYLRPDGKTQVTIEYDENNKPLRVDTIVISTQHHPEVTLEQIQRNIKEYVINEVVPQNLIDEETKYFINPTGRFVIGGPQGDAGLTGRKIIVDTYGGYARHGGGAFSGKDATKVDRSAAYAARYVAKNIVAAGLADRCEVQLAYAIGVAHPVSIAFDTFGTGKVDEETLDDLVRANFDLRPAGIIKMLDLRRPIYKQTAAYGHFGRTDIDLPWERTDKVEVLREQSGVFKQA
- a CDS encoding alpha/beta fold hydrolase, producing MWKWEAKGQAKAVIVIIHSAYENHLRYAWQIEQWRTADFHVIMGDLPGHGKGAEMDQPHAAAFKEYEKSLKYSIRAALEHGLPVFVAGHGLGATIAMNFLSKYSQPIAGAILSSPWLRLLKTPSKLPAALSGLHKLAPGVNIDHNLHIEDLTRNPEVIEQEKEDPYYNTHVTAGWYHELQNYMKQAALGIGKFPDIPLFLHIGEVDQVADKEVSKRWIRQQDLTEFSYKEWKQCRHDIFQEPEREDAFVSSHLFLQNVMRSLGYVVT
- a CDS encoding LLM class flavin-dependent oxidoreductase, which translates into the protein MAHLKYSILDQSPISEGSNPQEALKQTAILAQKAEEWGYTRFWVSEHHDATTLAGSSPEVLIAHLGAVTKKIRLGSGGVMLPHYSAFKVAENFKLLEALYPERIDVGVGRAPGGMPRASYALNEGKKRDVGRFPEQIDELQMYLTDAIPEDHKYYGMKATPVTPSAPPVWMLGSGQSSAELAAEKGLPYMFAQFINGEGGQSFARTYRDRFVSHRGSEPYQGVAIFVVCQETEEQAERVASSMDLALAMGAQGMPSKGTPPPERAMDYPYSKFECLLVEENRKRMLVGTPGQVVDGLEKLAASYAADEVMLVSIAYDFEDKLTTYRLIAEEMQKRENRK
- the pckA gene encoding phosphoenolpyruvate carboxykinase (ATP), producing the protein MNPVNFANNLKDLLNGQNVHIQLSVPQLVEAATSRGEAVLTREGAVKAETGKYTGRSPKDKYIVEEAITKDKVDWGSVNRPISSDVFENLYNKVMEHLKKQDALYVFKGFAGADPESRLAIQTVNEYAWHNLFAHQLFIRPTAEELAAHEAEFTVVYAPTFHADPAVDGTDSETFIIVSMEKKIILIGGTEYAGEMKKSIFSIMNHILPEKGILPMHCSANVGKDGDVALFFGLSGTGKTTLSADQDRKLIGDDEHGWSDNGVFNIEGGCYAKTINLSREHEPQIYDAIRFGSVLENVVVDPETRIPDYSDGSLTENTRAAYPIQAIDNIVDPSVAGHPKTIIFLTADAFGVLPPISKLTKEQAMYHFLSGYTSKLAGTERGVTSPEATFSTCFGSPFLPLHATVYAEMLGQKIDEHGVDVFLVNTGWTGGEYGIGNRMKLSYTRTMVRAAIKGELHDVETEQEAIFGLQIPKQIEGVPANILNPRDAWADKESYDQKAKELSQKFQENFKKFGTVSADISAHGGPTPL
- a CDS encoding MJ1477/TM1410 family putative glycoside hydrolase, encoding MLGKPNIIHFAFCALLLIVSGCSSVPAEKGIEDNAFNQWHYQLQNTNPVQLAAGDYSVAVIDPTADGSEETRYAQEHLEQMKANGTTVLAYFSIGEASSYLDYWNPNWGTERDGVLQVAEEAPEWLGRTPNPDWPESVKVRYWQEAWWDILEPELKKIKKAGFDGVYLDIVDAYYYWGNDAAHVQETRLVSDPQSEGEAAERMMFLVERISGYMKKDSPDFLVYPQNAESIFDYDDGSYLAAIDGMGTEDLWYDETEKSSDLDERLPYLKKVRDAGKNVLSVDYVAAESPTPEDQKRIKDYMQRCTDEGFFCFPAMNDRELDDWIPQQ
- a CDS encoding gamma carbonic anhydrase, with translation MIYPFNGKYPSIHPSVFIADHATVTGDVIIGEDSSVWFNTVIRGDVAPTIIGNKTNIQDLCMLHQSPGKTLVLEDQVTIGHQVTLHSCVIRKGALVGMGSIIMDGAEVGEGAFIGAGSLVPPGKVIPPGMLAVGRPAKVVRELREEDKQDMERIVREYAEKGAYYKSLQRSE